The Candidatus Cloacimonadota bacterium genome window below encodes:
- the sppA gene encoding signal peptide peptidase SppA, whose protein sequence is MKTRTGIMLGCGLVLLILIGAFVAGYFIGRPFMSATHSTTISSGTWLVLDPSGGVPDYSELQGSEFWGLSPLSAEDICSRIRKAAKDSKVKGIIIKPSGVAISYPNLNEISAAMEEFKKSSKTVIAHGETLDQSDYLLCTLADKIYMDPSASGGLLLQGVSSNILFYREALKKLGIKMHVMQSGDYKGAGEPFTQTSLSPGTEANLRRALESRYNLLRSDISRRRGLDSTLVRDIYESREDLIINGKEAKTYGLIDDTLTWDEMLSQYKIGDDNRVSFSDYASPVDTAVSGNRIAVVNLSGNIAATDGYRAESMISANKVDRILDDIEDDNSIKAVVLRVNSPGGSALESELIYQRLKALKIPVVVSMGGMAASGGYYIACGGDYIYADPHTITGSIGVIMVLPEPVELGNKLGIDSQTLSYGKFAEVGSIFEPYSDELLASLKRESKRCYAEFRQRVMDSRKITPDGIDAVSEGRVFIAADALENGLIDAIGGLDDAVKKAASLANISKYSVSKYPRRISVWKFLRDRGLFRRVNSLLRLRDSSLEERLLASLRDTLKPRQWLYFCPFELN, encoded by the coding sequence ATGAAAACAAGAACTGGCATTATGCTAGGTTGCGGACTTGTGCTGCTCATTCTGATCGGCGCTTTCGTTGCTGGCTACTTCATCGGGCGGCCTTTCATGTCTGCCACCCACTCAACAACAATATCCAGCGGCACTTGGCTGGTTTTGGACCCTTCTGGTGGCGTTCCGGATTACTCAGAGTTGCAAGGATCAGAGTTTTGGGGTCTTAGCCCCCTGAGCGCCGAGGACATCTGCAGCCGGATCCGCAAAGCGGCCAAAGACAGCAAGGTGAAGGGCATCATTATCAAGCCCTCGGGAGTGGCGATTAGTTATCCCAACCTGAACGAGATCAGCGCCGCGATGGAGGAATTTAAGAAAAGCAGCAAAACCGTGATCGCCCACGGGGAAACGCTGGATCAGAGCGACTATCTGCTCTGCACCCTGGCGGACAAGATCTACATGGACCCCTCAGCTTCCGGCGGCCTGTTGTTGCAAGGCGTATCCAGCAACATCCTTTTTTACAGAGAAGCCCTCAAAAAACTGGGCATCAAGATGCACGTGATGCAATCCGGCGACTACAAAGGCGCTGGGGAACCCTTCACCCAAACCTCGCTCAGCCCTGGCACGGAAGCCAATCTCCGCCGCGCTCTGGAAAGCCGCTACAACCTGTTGCGCAGCGACATAAGCCGCCGACGCGGCCTGGATTCCACCTTGGTGCGGGATATCTATGAAAGCCGCGAAGACCTCATTATAAACGGAAAAGAGGCAAAAACATACGGCCTCATCGACGACACACTGACTTGGGACGAGATGCTGTCCCAATACAAGATCGGGGATGATAATCGGGTTTCCTTTTCCGACTACGCCTCTCCAGTTGATACTGCTGTTTCCGGCAACCGAATCGCGGTGGTCAACCTGAGCGGTAACATTGCCGCCACAGATGGTTACAGAGCCGAGAGCATGATCAGCGCGAACAAGGTTGACCGCATCCTGGACGACATTGAGGATGACAACTCCATCAAAGCTGTGGTGCTGCGCGTGAACAGCCCCGGCGGTTCAGCTCTGGAATCCGAACTGATCTATCAGCGGCTGAAAGCGCTGAAGATACCTGTGGTGGTCTCAATGGGCGGTATGGCCGCTTCCGGCGGTTATTACATAGCTTGCGGCGGGGATTACATTTACGCCGATCCGCATACTATCACCGGCTCGATCGGTGTGATCATGGTCCTGCCTGAACCTGTGGAGTTGGGCAACAAACTTGGCATCGACAGCCAGACCCTGAGCTACGGCAAATTCGCTGAAGTCGGCAGCATTTTTGAACCCTACAGCGATGAACTGCTGGCCTCGCTAAAACGCGAATCCAAAAGATGTTACGCGGAATTCCGCCAGCGTGTGATGGACAGCCGCAAGATCACCCCGGATGGCATTGACGCTGTTTCCGAAGGCCGGGTCTTCATAGCCGCGGACGCTCTGGAAAACGGGCTCATCGACGCCATCGGCGGCTTGGATGACGCCGTGAAGAAAGCCGCTTCCCTGGCCAACATTAGCAAGTACAGCGTGAGCAAATATCCTCGGCGGATCAGTGTTTGGAAGTTTTTGCGCGACCGCGGCCTGTTCCGCAGAGTGAACTCCCTGCTCAGGTTACGCGATTCCAGCCTGGAAGAACGCTTGCTGGCATCTCTGCGCGATACCCTCAAACCACGTCAGTGGCTCTATTTCTGCCCTTTTGAACTGAACTGA
- the purH gene encoding bifunctional phosphoribosylaminoimidazolecarboxamide formyltransferase/IMP cyclohydrolase, translating into MKKYALISVSDKSGAETLASGLAELGYGILSSSGTASHLRDRALEVVEVEDVTGFPEILDGRVKTLHPHIHAGILADRSNQEHLATLDRLGIRRIDLVAVNLYPFRETLSKIGSTRQQIIENIDIGGPSLLRAAAKNHAGVIVLCDPADYSSVLRELQAGGELPLEKRIHLARKAFAHIAAYDAAIANWLRCQEHADSEPELPDQLEVSMPRAAHLRYGENPHQRAALYASGQNGLSLLHGLELSFNNQMDIDATLRALRLFEAPTVVITKHCNPCGIGCAERLQDAYKKALAADTESPFGGIVGLNRALDLETARLINQIFTEIIVAPDYENGVLEFLRKKKNRRLIRWDEEVFNPGQNPWELKQLLQGWLLQERDLVNEDPSTWRCVTRREPSAEEMQALGFAWKVAALLRSNAIALTGNDRVFGLGAGQTSRIDALQLAVMKARKFGHSLSGAVCASDGFFPFRDSIDALHDAGVRAVIQPGGSKGDPEVISACDELGLTMVFTGCRHFRH; encoded by the coding sequence GTGAAAAAATACGCATTGATCTCGGTTTCTGATAAATCCGGAGCGGAGACCCTGGCGAGCGGACTGGCAGAGCTGGGCTATGGCATCCTGTCCAGTTCCGGCACGGCCAGTCATCTGCGAGACAGAGCATTGGAAGTTGTAGAAGTGGAGGATGTTACGGGATTTCCGGAAATCCTGGATGGGCGCGTGAAGACCCTGCATCCTCACATCCACGCGGGCATCCTGGCCGACCGCTCCAATCAGGAGCACCTGGCAACCCTGGACCGGCTTGGCATCCGGCGGATCGACCTCGTGGCCGTGAATCTCTATCCCTTCCGCGAAACCCTGTCCAAGATTGGCTCCACGCGGCAGCAAATCATCGAGAACATCGACATTGGCGGCCCCTCGCTATTGCGGGCGGCGGCCAAAAACCATGCCGGAGTTATAGTCCTCTGTGATCCGGCAGATTACAGCAGCGTATTAAGAGAGCTTCAAGCTGGAGGCGAACTGCCGCTGGAGAAGCGCATCCACCTGGCGCGCAAGGCGTTCGCACACATTGCGGCTTACGATGCTGCCATCGCGAACTGGCTACGCTGCCAGGAACATGCTGATTCGGAACCGGAACTGCCAGACCAACTGGAAGTTAGTATGCCCAGAGCCGCACATTTGCGCTATGGGGAAAACCCACATCAAAGAGCAGCATTATACGCCAGTGGCCAAAACGGGCTCAGCTTGCTGCACGGCTTGGAACTTTCCTTTAACAACCAAATGGACATCGATGCCACGCTGAGGGCGTTGAGGCTTTTCGAAGCGCCCACAGTGGTAATAACCAAACACTGCAATCCCTGCGGCATTGGCTGCGCTGAGCGGCTGCAGGACGCTTACAAAAAAGCGCTGGCGGCCGACACGGAATCCCCCTTCGGTGGGATTGTTGGCCTCAATCGCGCTCTGGACCTTGAAACCGCGAGGCTGATCAACCAGATATTCACCGAGATCATCGTCGCCCCGGATTATGAGAACGGGGTGCTGGAATTTCTGCGCAAAAAGAAGAACCGACGCCTCATCCGCTGGGATGAGGAAGTTTTCAACCCCGGGCAAAATCCCTGGGAACTGAAACAGCTGCTGCAGGGCTGGCTGCTGCAAGAACGCGATCTCGTGAACGAAGATCCCTCCACTTGGCGCTGCGTGACCCGACGCGAACCCTCTGCTGAAGAGATGCAGGCGCTTGGTTTTGCCTGGAAAGTGGCTGCACTACTGCGTTCTAACGCCATCGCTCTCACCGGGAATGACCGCGTTTTCGGCTTGGGCGCGGGACAGACCAGCCGAATCGACGCACTGCAACTGGCGGTGATGAAGGCCCGCAAGTTCGGCCACAGCCTTAGCGGTGCTGTGTGCGCCTCCGACGGCTTTTTCCCTTTCCGCGATTCCATCGACGCTTTGCATGATGCTGGCGTTCGCGCTGTAATCCAGCCGGGCGGCTCAAAAGGAGACCCGGAGGTTATCTCTGCCTGCGACGAACTGGGCTTGACCATGGTTTTCACAGGTTGCCGCCACTTTCGGCACTGA
- a CDS encoding YihY/virulence factor BrkB family protein has translation MNDNGKKGFFANLWALIVTYVKAVWIDLVKLRSYLTEPAKRRQVLSDLWDFLKRWFRLIIRERVMREAGSLTYITILGFVPFVVFLLLIVPDLPFLNLQEKVFNLISNNLMPTSALAVNNVIEGMLEGRAGFNIINFVVMIISSYSLFRTIRDSFDRILKMEYHPKQDLLSQVIKFLGTIILGVFILVVLISSSSLPLISRLLRMPMLRWLTYLVPFVLQFLLLVFLYMLMPSIKVQRMSLVRGAFWTALIWMVVKSGFDTYILRMTSYQKFYGTLSALPIFLLWIYVNWLIVLSGIVMVAVFENKKRGEEPPNGSKEMIRLTLEIYGDGKMRRNLDRYISRNELKEILDPPEEEEEG, from the coding sequence ATGAATGACAATGGCAAAAAAGGTTTTTTCGCCAATCTCTGGGCATTGATAGTGACTTACGTCAAAGCAGTGTGGATCGATCTGGTGAAACTCAGAAGCTATCTGACCGAGCCTGCCAAACGCCGGCAGGTGCTTTCGGACCTCTGGGACTTCCTGAAACGCTGGTTCCGCCTTATCATCAGGGAACGCGTGATGCGCGAGGCCGGATCCCTAACCTACATCACCATTCTGGGCTTTGTGCCTTTCGTGGTGTTCCTGCTGCTGATAGTGCCGGACCTGCCCTTCCTGAACCTGCAGGAAAAGGTGTTTAACCTCATATCGAACAACCTGATGCCCACATCCGCGCTGGCTGTGAACAACGTGATCGAAGGCATGCTGGAAGGCCGTGCCGGCTTCAACATTATCAACTTCGTCGTGATGATCATATCATCCTATTCGCTGTTCAGAACCATCCGCGATTCCTTTGACCGTATCCTGAAGATGGAGTATCACCCCAAACAGGACCTCCTCAGCCAGGTCATCAAGTTTCTGGGTACCATCATCCTGGGTGTGTTCATCCTGGTGGTGCTGATCTCAAGTTCTTCGCTGCCGCTGATATCGCGGCTGCTCAGAATGCCAATGCTGCGCTGGCTCACCTATTTGGTGCCGTTCGTTCTGCAATTCCTGCTGCTGGTGTTTCTTTATATGCTGATGCCGTCGATTAAGGTGCAGCGGATGTCACTGGTGCGCGGGGCGTTTTGGACCGCCCTGATCTGGATGGTGGTGAAAAGCGGATTTGACACCTATATCCTGCGAATGACCAGCTATCAGAAGTTTTACGGCACCCTCTCAGCCCTGCCCATCTTTCTCCTCTGGATCTATGTGAACTGGCTGATCGTGCTTAGCGGAATCGTGATGGTGGCGGTGTTTGAGAATAAAAAACGTGGCGAAGAGCCTCCCAACGGGTCCAAAGAAATGATACGCCTCACCCTGGAGATTTACGGTGACGGCAAGATGAGGCGAAACCTGGACAGATACATCAGCCGGAACGAACTCAAGGAGATTCTGGACCCTCCGGAGGAAGAGGAAGAAGGGTGA
- a CDS encoding FtsX-like permease family protein → MAISLAESLSLGLADILSRKVRSIVTIIGIILGVMSIMVVLAIVNGMNKTTLDWMGQRGGLNKVEVRQNWDWDLSRGGEPTFSLREIQQIRELLPPVEAFNPQTQLQPQEMLYGELGYVVSMLGVFPDMEKVEDWQVAKGRFINSLDIDNHNNVVVLGSTTAKELFSSRDPLGQYVGFAGQKLLVVGVMEEKYMKAQGGGSAFTDNALEYMNQRAFVPLSTLLSKIDPNQKVNSLSLQAASPEAAKELRKKVEDVVLNIKQGKKVFEVSAAQEQMDQMKQSSMIFSAIFVLIAVISLLVGGIVIMNIMLASVKERTREIGVRIAVGARRRDIFAQFMVQTILITALGGVLGIILGFSILKAVGSYLDLQVIASVQMIWVALLVSVGVGLIFGISPAMRASKLDPVEALRED, encoded by the coding sequence ATGGCGATTTCGCTGGCTGAATCCCTTTCCCTCGGCTTGGCTGACATCCTTAGCCGCAAGGTACGCAGCATCGTGACCATCATCGGTATCATCCTGGGCGTGATGAGCATTATGGTGGTGCTGGCCATCGTGAACGGGATGAACAAAACCACCCTCGACTGGATGGGACAGCGCGGAGGCCTGAACAAGGTGGAGGTGAGGCAAAACTGGGACTGGGACCTCAGCCGGGGCGGCGAACCGACTTTCAGCCTGCGCGAAATCCAGCAAATCCGCGAGCTTTTGCCGCCGGTGGAAGCCTTCAATCCACAAACCCAGTTGCAGCCTCAGGAAATGCTGTACGGGGAACTGGGCTACGTGGTGAGTATGCTGGGCGTTTTCCCGGACATGGAAAAGGTGGAGGACTGGCAGGTGGCCAAAGGCCGCTTCATCAACTCGTTGGACATCGACAACCACAACAACGTGGTGGTGCTGGGCAGCACCACCGCCAAAGAACTTTTCTCCTCGCGGGACCCGCTGGGTCAGTATGTGGGCTTCGCCGGCCAGAAACTGCTGGTGGTAGGGGTGATGGAGGAAAAGTATATGAAGGCGCAGGGCGGTGGCAGCGCTTTCACCGACAACGCGCTGGAATACATGAACCAACGGGCTTTTGTGCCTCTTTCCACGCTGCTCAGCAAAATCGACCCCAACCAGAAAGTGAACAGCCTCAGCCTGCAGGCAGCCAGTCCCGAAGCGGCTAAGGAACTGCGAAAAAAAGTGGAGGACGTGGTGCTGAACATCAAGCAGGGCAAGAAGGTTTTTGAGGTAAGCGCGGCGCAGGAGCAGATGGACCAGATGAAACAAAGCTCGATGATCTTTTCCGCCATCTTTGTGCTCATAGCGGTGATTTCGCTGCTGGTTGGGGGCATCGTGATCATGAATATCATGCTGGCTTCGGTGAAGGAGCGAACGCGCGAAATCGGGGTGCGCATCGCCGTAGGGGCCAGGCGGCGGGACATTTTCGCTCAATTCATGGTGCAAACCATCCTGATCACCGCGCTGGGCGGGGTGCTGGGCATAATTCTTGGCTTTTCCATACTCAAAGCCGTGGGTTCCTATCTGGACCTGCAGGTGATCGCCTCGGTGCAGATGATCTGGGTGGCGCTGCTCGTTTCCGTGGGGGTGGGACTTATTTTTGGCATTTCGCCGGCGATGCGGGCCAGCAAACTTGACCCCGTTGAAGCCCTGAGGGAGGATTGA
- a CDS encoding ABC transporter ATP-binding protein, whose translation MIISTKNLIKDYSLGKVKVRALNGIDMNIEEGEFVAIMGPSGSGKSTLMHIIGCLDSPTEGEYQLDGVLVSDMDKNELAMIRNRKIGFVFQSFNLLPHLNILKNVELPLMYAGIKPKERNLKAREILDSVGLSDRLKHKPAELSGGQRQRVAIARAIVNDPAILLADEPTGNLDSQAGGDILEIFSKLHAQGNTVIIVTHDRAVADRANRVIRIMDGKIEDGDFAG comes from the coding sequence ATGATAATTAGCACGAAAAACCTCATCAAGGATTACAGCCTGGGCAAGGTGAAGGTCCGCGCCCTGAACGGCATTGACATGAACATCGAGGAAGGCGAGTTTGTGGCCATCATGGGTCCTTCGGGCTCCGGAAAGAGCACCTTGATGCACATCATTGGCTGCCTGGATTCGCCCACGGAGGGAGAATACCAGCTTGATGGCGTGCTGGTGAGCGACATGGACAAAAATGAGCTGGCCATGATCCGCAACCGCAAGATAGGCTTCGTGTTCCAATCTTTCAACCTGCTGCCGCATCTGAATATCCTCAAGAACGTTGAACTGCCGCTGATGTATGCTGGCATCAAACCCAAAGAGAGGAACCTCAAGGCTCGGGAAATCCTGGACAGCGTGGGACTTAGCGACAGGCTGAAACACAAGCCGGCAGAGCTTTCCGGCGGTCAGAGGCAGCGCGTGGCGATCGCCAGGGCAATCGTGAACGATCCCGCCATCCTGCTGGCAGATGAGCCCACTGGCAACCTCGATTCCCAGGCTGGAGGCGACATTCTGGAGATTTTCAGCAAACTGCACGCGCAGGGCAACACCGTTATCATCGTCACCCACGACAGAGCAGTGGCGGACCGCGCCAACCGCGTGATCCGCATCATGGATGGAAAGATCGAAGATGGCGATTTCGCTGGCTGA
- a CDS encoding helix-turn-helix domain-containing protein yields the protein MKATTYKPGETWVKDDLCDTLTSVTRVTHPSNRRKKPPMLISRYVERCDRSPGQKKATTVTDYPTSVTRHRSGSVTVVLPVPENYWQRLNMSKNKIRSVWLTVERAAELMSCSTRTVWRYIKRNRIEVHKHLVEQDGYKVRKTFLLTEPSLYIKEMADCQARNLVPAGFIEITLKVDGKDLHSALIYKYSEEDKHEHL from the coding sequence ATGAAAGCGACTACTTACAAGCCCGGAGAAACTTGGGTCAAGGATGACCTCTGTGACACACTGACCTCTGTGACACGTGTCACACACCCTTCCAATCGGAGAAAAAAGCCGCCGATGCTGATCAGTAGATATGTTGAACGCTGTGACAGATCGCCAGGACAAAAAAAGGCTACCACTGTGACAGATTATCCGACCTCTGTGACACGCCACCGGAGTGGAAGTGTCACAGTGGTCTTACCGGTACCAGAGAATTATTGGCAGAGGCTGAACATGAGCAAGAACAAGATCAGGTCAGTCTGGCTGACCGTGGAGCGGGCGGCGGAACTGATGAGCTGCTCCACCCGCACCGTATGGCGCTATATCAAGCGCAACCGAATCGAAGTGCACAAGCATCTGGTCGAGCAGGATGGCTACAAGGTTAGGAAGACCTTCCTGCTGACCGAGCCTTCCTTATATATCAAGGAGATGGCAGACTGCCAGGCCAGGAACCTGGTGCCTGCCGGCTTTATTGAGATCACTCTCAAGGTGGATGGCAAAGACCTGCACAGCGCTTTGATCTACAAATACAGCGAGGAGGACAAGCATGAGCATCTATGA
- a CDS encoding transposase, producing MSIYDEIDPLTYAELYQSIYPDWKGKQDLLNQIGKGQEIKPKPTPKPVPAVTATDSNILDDSIVLEDEPSAPSDPEEEYIDFTPQERVPVKCDNEAKLLGYFCTTVLERLQHSESKGREWKLLTKEYNNGSLAPELYALKGKRTERALRLWLGRYEQSKQDMYALLHGNRYQKRQRKITELEGKVLLAILLHPNRISIGSALKFLKAKAESGLIDSPSSVPTLRRWVEEWRDDNLAMWEQARQGSKFVAEHIIKTIHRDSRLLSVGEVWVADGHTLAFDILNPKTGKAQRMTMIMVFDWASRYPVGATLAFTEDSQHIQAAFRNGFLNWGALPQYVYLDNGKAFKSKLFHEQWEGHDLAKELGGIFPKLGIRAQFAESYNAKAKIIERFFRTFQEQFERFISSFRGANIADKPATLMRNEKWIKKLYTCEPPTTEEAMQMIGYYIRYVYGITPHRGLDNRKPWEVFNSAPKPQDRLVNPSQLNFMMLSVERKAIRNEGIVLNKLKYWHPALVFHMGKPVIIRYDLADARWVLVYDEADIFICQASLRQAQHPFIQADLQNSKSHKEYRQEYTQIKKLQRLTEQRTQSFVRSNQESVDKLLKSYMNEIPADNNPTFLQAPMIEAPAPGPEEEIARLEQIVIEQEQAITAIQPEQTNNDQNQAVAEGSSEFDPFDDEEFKKMLKTIGIK from the coding sequence ATGAGCATCTATGATGAAATCGATCCCCTGACCTACGCGGAGCTCTATCAGAGCATCTATCCTGATTGGAAGGGTAAGCAGGATTTGCTTAACCAGATTGGGAAAGGCCAGGAGATCAAACCTAAGCCGACTCCCAAGCCAGTTCCGGCTGTCACAGCGACTGATAGCAACATACTTGACGACAGTATCGTTCTGGAAGATGAGCCAAGCGCTCCCAGCGATCCTGAGGAGGAGTACATCGACTTTACTCCTCAAGAGCGGGTACCAGTCAAATGCGATAACGAAGCCAAGCTGCTGGGCTACTTCTGTACCACAGTGCTGGAGCGGCTCCAGCATAGCGAGTCCAAAGGCCGGGAGTGGAAACTGCTCACTAAGGAATACAATAACGGTAGCCTGGCTCCAGAACTCTATGCTTTGAAAGGAAAGCGCACCGAACGGGCCTTACGCCTCTGGCTGGGACGCTATGAACAGAGCAAGCAGGATATGTATGCTCTCCTGCATGGCAACCGCTATCAGAAACGGCAACGCAAGATCACCGAACTGGAAGGCAAGGTGCTGTTGGCGATCCTGCTGCATCCCAACCGGATCAGTATCGGCAGCGCTCTCAAGTTCCTGAAAGCCAAAGCCGAGTCCGGACTGATCGACTCACCCAGTTCGGTACCAACGCTTAGACGCTGGGTCGAAGAGTGGCGGGATGACAATCTGGCAATGTGGGAGCAGGCAAGGCAGGGCAGCAAGTTCGTAGCTGAGCACATCATCAAGACCATCCACCGGGATAGCAGACTATTGAGCGTGGGCGAAGTCTGGGTAGCCGATGGGCACACTCTGGCCTTCGATATCCTCAATCCCAAGACCGGGAAAGCGCAACGCATGACCATGATAATGGTCTTCGACTGGGCATCCCGATACCCGGTGGGTGCCACGCTTGCCTTCACCGAGGACAGTCAGCACATCCAGGCTGCCTTCCGCAATGGCTTCCTCAACTGGGGAGCTCTGCCTCAGTATGTCTATCTCGATAACGGCAAAGCCTTCAAGAGCAAGCTGTTCCACGAACAGTGGGAAGGGCATGACCTGGCCAAGGAATTGGGCGGTATCTTTCCCAAGTTGGGAATCAGAGCTCAGTTCGCCGAAAGCTACAATGCCAAAGCCAAGATCATCGAGCGGTTCTTCCGGACCTTCCAGGAGCAGTTTGAACGCTTCATCAGCAGCTTCCGGGGAGCCAATATAGCCGATAAACCTGCCACTCTGATGCGTAACGAGAAGTGGATCAAGAAGCTCTATACCTGCGAGCCGCCCACCACTGAAGAAGCGATGCAGATGATCGGCTACTATATCAGATATGTATATGGCATCACCCCTCACCGGGGATTGGATAACCGCAAACCCTGGGAGGTGTTCAACTCGGCTCCCAAACCTCAGGACAGGCTGGTCAATCCCTCTCAGCTCAACTTTATGATGTTGAGCGTGGAGCGTAAAGCCATCCGCAACGAGGGCATCGTGCTGAACAAGTTGAAGTACTGGCATCCCGCTCTGGTCTTTCACATGGGTAAACCGGTAATAATCAGATACGATCTGGCTGATGCGAGATGGGTGCTGGTCTATGACGAGGCGGATATCTTCATCTGCCAGGCTTCCCTGCGCCAGGCCCAGCATCCGTTCATCCAGGCCGATCTGCAGAACAGCAAATCGCATAAGGAATACCGCCAGGAATATACCCAGATCAAGAAGCTGCAGCGGCTGACCGAACAGCGGACCCAGAGCTTCGTGCGCAGCAATCAGGAATCGGTGGATAAGCTGCTCAAGAGCTATATGAACGAGATTCCAGCTGATAACAATCCTACCTTCCTGCAAGCACCTATGATCGAAGCTCCCGCCCCGGGCCCGGAAGAGGAGATCGCCAGGCTGGAACAGATAGTAATTGAACAAGAACAGGCAATAACCGCCATCCAACCTGAACAGACCAACAACGATCAAAATCAAGCTGTTGCCGAAGGATCAAGCGAGTTCGATCCCTTCGACGATGAGGAGTTCAAGAAAATGCTCAAGACGATCGGAATCAAATAA
- a CDS encoding ATP-binding protein, with protein sequence MKQGKLVPIHNVQKADECIDFLLKRPRLEMVGLGMLYGRPGLGKTTYASRAAYARGYVYIRLEATTTPKTFAKELLQNLYRSLGMGDYLPVGTTNNIYKQCIQLLLDNEDTVIIIDEIDYAFRYPQLLGSVRDLVDETFAVVILVGMQNAMDRLNQINAYYFDRCNYFYEFEAVSKDDIRMLGTELMNIPCPESLVNYIHFNAAGNLRKAIKIMHMLEVRGKINPIQAMNHI encoded by the coding sequence ATGAAGCAAGGTAAACTTGTCCCGATCCACAATGTCCAGAAAGCCGATGAGTGCATCGACTTCCTGCTTAAGCGTCCCCGCCTGGAGATGGTGGGACTGGGTATGCTGTATGGCAGGCCCGGCCTCGGCAAGACCACCTATGCCAGCCGTGCTGCCTATGCCCGTGGCTACGTGTATATCAGACTGGAAGCCACGACCACTCCCAAAACCTTCGCCAAGGAACTGCTCCAGAATCTATACAGAAGCCTGGGTATGGGTGATTATCTCCCCGTGGGTACTACCAACAACATCTACAAGCAATGTATCCAACTGCTCCTCGATAATGAGGATACCGTCATCATCATTGATGAGATCGACTACGCCTTCCGCTATCCTCAGTTACTCGGATCGGTCAGAGATCTGGTGGATGAGACTTTCGCAGTGGTGATCCTGGTGGGCATGCAGAACGCCATGGATAGGCTTAACCAGATCAATGCTTACTACTTTGACCGCTGTAACTACTTCTACGAGTTCGAAGCGGTAAGCAAGGATGATATTAGAATGTTGGGCACCGAACTGATGAATATTCCCTGCCCGGAGTCCCTGGTCAATTACATCCACTTCAACGCAGCCGGGAACCTTAGGAAAGCCATCAAGATCATGCACATGCTTGAAGTCCGCGGTAAAATCAATCCCATCCAAGCCATGAACCATATTTAG
- a CDS encoding DUF3164 family protein, whose translation MDTPKTPKAKKPIPTRVDANGQSIPVSIIRPEILKQDSIVTKTINRAIKLHDRIVADKNQFFEDVELYLQQVAEKNGLDWKGNAVLNSFDGKYRVEIRFKERIQFGIELQLAKQKIDECIKAWSADSNVNLRAIISEAFQVDKKGEIAKYRILRLRRYNIKDQTWKEAMELIDQAIQVVATKQYINFYERDESGQFRQIVLNFPSL comes from the coding sequence ATGGACACACCCAAAACCCCCAAGGCTAAGAAGCCCATTCCCACCAGAGTTGACGCTAACGGACAGAGCATTCCGGTCTCGATCATCAGGCCGGAGATACTCAAGCAGGACTCTATCGTAACCAAGACCATCAACCGGGCGATCAAGCTGCATGACCGCATAGTAGCAGACAAGAACCAGTTCTTTGAAGATGTGGAACTCTATCTCCAGCAGGTAGCCGAGAAGAACGGACTCGATTGGAAGGGCAATGCCGTCCTCAACAGTTTTGACGGCAAATATAGAGTTGAAATCAGATTCAAGGAACGCATCCAGTTCGGCATCGAACTCCAACTTGCCAAGCAGAAGATCGATGAGTGCATCAAAGCCTGGTCAGCCGACTCTAACGTTAACCTCCGAGCCATCATCAGCGAGGCATTTCAGGTCGATAAGAAAGGCGAAATCGCCAAATATCGTATCCTGCGTCTGCGCCGCTACAACATCAAAGATCAAACCTGGAAGGAAGCTATGGAGCTGATCGACCAGGCCATCCAGGTAGTTGCTACCAAGCAGTACATCAACTTCTATGAACGTGACGAGTCAGGCCAGTTCCGCCAGATCGTCCTTAACTTCCCTTCTCTGTAA
- a CDS encoding helix-turn-helix domain-containing protein, translating into MAYMNTKTTEVLETMSIFNDERNYRTDEIADILRVDRSSVYRWIRDIENPLPAFRTKENGQLRCKGKDLNAYLDKYKVRPEYE; encoded by the coding sequence ATGGCATATATGAATACCAAAACTACGGAGGTTTTAGAGACAATGAGCATCTTCAATGATGAACGCAACTACCGCACGGATGAGATAGCCGATATCCTCCGGGTTGACCGCTCCAGCGTATATCGCTGGATACGGGACATAGAGAACCCTCTGCCTGCTTTCCGTACTAAAGAGAATGGTCAACTGCGCTGCAAGGGCAAAGACCTTAACGCCTACTTAGATAAATACAAGGTACGCCCTGAGTATGAGTAA